The genomic DNA CAACAATAGTAGAGGACACTTCGGTTAAGTCCACTTCGAATGCGGTTTCTGATGTTCGCTCTTCACAAGCAACGAGCCAGGGGCAACAAGCTCTATCGGCACCTAGCGGTCCCACGGCGTCTGAAAGCAAGGCACAAAGCAACTCGGCGGCAACTATTCGCTCGGACACAAGTGGTTCAGCGACAATCGACGCGGCAACAAGCCGGACTCAGGAGACAACCGGCAAGACATCTCCAACAGACATTAGTAGTAGCTCCCAGTCATCGGTCCAGGGTCTTACAACTCCAAGCTCGGTTACCGCGGCCTCAAAAGAGACTGGAACTTCGAAGGACGCCTCAAACACTAAAGTCTCCTCTTTCCAAGCATCGATAACTTCATTACCGGATGACGGGACGAGTCAGACCAAGGACACTTCTGTGTCCGGACCGTCGATTACCGGAGGGAGCAGCGGTtcggcatcttcctcggACCAAGCAGGCCAGCGCAAAGCCCCTGGAATCTCCTCATCAACAACCTCCGTCTCAATAACCTCACtctcctcgtcatccccaTCCGGCAGCACGATGCGGAAGCCCACCGGCAGCAACGAAGTCATATCCATCGCCACGTCCCTCTTCACAACGACTCTCACGAGGAGCGGCTCCACGTTCACATACACCACCGGCTACACGAGCtacgtctcctcctccttcacGACCGTCATCCCCACCACCTTTcccggcagcgtcgccacGAGCACATTCACCACCGTCGTCACGACGGCCGtcaccaagacgacgacgaggatgcaGCCGGGCGGCAGCATCATGACCACCCTGACCATGCCGGTGACCTCGACGCGGACCGTCGTCACcagcgacggcagcagcacctACTCGCTGACGACCGTCGAGACGGGCACCCGCGTCGAAACCTCGGCCGTGGCGGTCACTCCCAGGCCCACCGTCGATGTCACGaccgaggttgtcgaggtcACCAGGACCGACACGACGCGCGTCAGCTTCGCGCCCGCCACGGGCTTCGTCACCTCGACCGGCGTGGCCGTCGTGCCGACCACCGTCGCCAGCGTGGTCACGTCCACGGGTGCAGGCGTCGTGTACGTGTCCGTCGGCACGACCGAGATCACGCGAATCATCACCATCCCGGGGGGGTCCAGGGACCAGCAGCACAACGACCCGACTCCCGTCACCCAGGTCTTCACCATCGTCATCGACCAGAAAGTCGTCACGGTGGTCGAGACCGGCGCCCCCCAGAAggtcgtcgtcaccgacgGGGGCGTCATAACCGCCGTCTTCACGCCTCCGCCCGAGACCATCGTGACGAGGAACGGCGGGCAGCAGACGGAGATGGTCATCATGGTGACGCCGTCCCCGAACGCGGCCTTCGTTGCCGTGCCGACCGTCATCTCCGGCAAGTCGACCGTCGTCATGGTCGAGTCGACCtttggcgccggcggcgtcttcaaGGAGGTGGCCACGACCATCGGAGGCAAGGCCACCGTCGTGAACGTCCCCGTGGACACCCCTGAGCCGGTCCTGGTTGCGGTGCAGACCACCATCGACGGGACACCGACGGTCTTGCTGGtcgcgtcgacgccctcggcgggATTCAAGCCGGTGTCTCTCACGGTCGTCTCccaggtcggcggcagcaccggCGTCTTCACAACGACTGACCCGCCCGAGACCATCAGGACCGTCATCGACGGAAAGGAGACGACGATCGTACGGACGCCGGCCCCCAGAGAGTTCACCTCCGTCGTCGGAGGCACCCCGACGACGTTCGAGATCGTCACCACCCCGACGGGTACGATGCCCCTATCCTTCACCGTCATCAcgaccgtcggcggcagcgtgaGCACCATCGTGTCGACGCCCAAGCCGACGACGCTGGTGACTTCGATCTCGGGCAAGCTGAGCACCATcacctcgacgcccacgcccacgaCGCGCCTCTCGACCATGAAAGCCTCCACCGTCACCCTCACCTCcgtctcgaggccgacgtcgacggaTCCCGCGGACAGCGTCAtcaccgaggtcgagacCTTCAGCTTCACCAACGGCGACTACTTCGTCGGCAAGTTCCTCcccgtcatcctcgccgtcaccatcaccatcccgctccgcatcatcgacctcAACGCCAAGCTCTACCAGCCCTTCTTCGCCATGGCccaggagggcggcgccctcggcaagAACAGCGTGACCCTCAAATTCGACGGCTGGAAAGGTCTCCTCGCGCCCTTCCAGGTCCTCCTTGAGGGCCACCCGGTCCCCTTCATCACGACCCTGATTCTCTGGTCCTCGGCCCTGCTGGTCCCCCTGGCCACCGAGGCCATCGGCATGAAGCTCCACGGCCGGTGCAAAGTcaccgccatcgacggcTGCGCcatcgagctcggcgtctcGACCGTGTCCGCccacgccctcgtcgccctgctcgccttcatcatcgtcctGCTCCTCGTGCTCCTCTACTTCCTGCGCAACTGGGAGACTGGCCTGCACGCGAACCCCTGGAGCATCGCCGGCATGTCGTCGCTCGCCAGGAACCCGGACGTCCGGCCGCTGCAGATCGATTTCAAGGCGAgcgaggaggccatggccgagaagagctACAtgctcggcttcttcgagaACAGCCAGGGGAGAGACGAGTACGGCATCATCTACTGTGACGACTCGTCGCAGGAcctgcaggccgccgcctctggCGCCCTTCCTGctgtggacgacgacgacgaagtcgcAGACAGGGCGCACCAGCTTCATACCCCGAAGAAGCCGCGCAAAACTGCCCCTTTCATCGCGCTCACGTACTGGTGGCGGCTGGGCTTCATCTTCTTTCTCACTTCTCTGTTCATCTTGGTCCTGTACTACCATGTTACACTACGCGTCCGGACGTCCTTCAAGGACGTCACGGACAGCCAAACCTGGGGCGTCCGGTTCTTCCTTTCAGCGTTGGGGGTCACTACGATCTTCTGCTGGGAGTCCATCTTCGTCAGTGAGTTCACCCGTGTGACCTGCCTTTTGAGACTACATCGTGAGCACCGTCACTAACACGGGATCCCCCCTAGGTGTCGCCATCATCAGTCCTTACTACCACATGGGCCGCCGCTCCCAGCAGCCCGAGTCCTCCATCCTCATCACCCGCCCGACCAACAGCTTCTACGGCCTCtacgccgccatcatggagggcaacatcgtcctcctgctcgccgccttcatggccatcctcgccgagtTCCTCCCCATCCTCCTCACCAACATCCCCTACAACCTGACGCAGACGCTCGTCACCCACAACATCTGCGCCCTCACGAGCGTCTCGATCCTCGCGCTCATgatcgccgccctcgtcgcgaGCCTGTTCGTCCGGTGGCCCGAGATGCCCGTCGACCCGCGCAGCATCGCGGGCGCCTTGTACTACGTCAACGAGAGCAGGATGCTGGAGGACTTTGAAGGGTTCTCGAAGCTGGACTccaaggagagagagaagcggGTCAGGGAACTGGGGAGGAGGTACTTTTACGGCGCCATCACGGGCAAGCATGGGAGGCGGATGGGCGTCGAGTCGGTCGAGAGCGTCGAGGACACGGCGTATACGGGGGGGCATTGGTTTCTGCCGCAGGTTCAGACGGACCACCACGATGAGGAGGTATCGGAGCATGGGGAGAATTCAGATGGAGATCCTGAACCGGAGCGTCATGAAGCTGGTCATCAGGAGACGACGCCCAGGGCGCTGAAAAGAGAGGTTGGCCTGATATGAACTTGTCCATAGCCCCGCGGCGATGTAACACCACTTGAATAGATAGAAGCGAAAAAGAGTAGATAGCTGTTTTCGTATGATTATTTCACAAGGACTCGGTCCACTTATTCTTGGCTAACAGTGAATCGTCGGGCTGTTGCTggccaggccgccgatgaaAAATGTCCCCAGCCATATGCCTCCGAGAACTGACAGGAAGTACCCGAGGTTCATGGTCATGACGGCGAGCATGCTGTCGACATGTCAGTGACTCCATAACCAAGCTCTGAAGAGATTAACAACTCACAGCAGATACCCGATCCCTCCGACGATGACCTCGTAcgtggccctcgccgccgcagcaccGGCCCGCCACCCCCTCCATCGTCCAGCGATGTCTCTCCGTAGCACCCCGGCCGCCTTTCCGGGCTCAACGCCGTCGGTGGAGTgcgcgtcctcgacgtctttggcggcggcgtcgaacGTGGCGAGGTTCCTCCAGAAGCGATCTTCGAGCACCGGTttgacggcgaggagcagACGCAGGAtcgcggcgaggacgatcAGGAAGACGCAGGTGCCGGCGTACTGCCCCTCGTTGCCCGGCGTCCAGGCGTCCGAGTAGAGCGGCGTCCGGACCGCCTCGAAGAAGGTCATGGCCATGTCGgccatggacatggacatgcTGCCGCTGGACATGTCTCCTGAGGCCGCCGTGGTAGATGCTGCCATCGCCATGGCTGTTGTCGTCGCGTGGTCCATATCCATCGTGTGCCGGGTAGCGGGTGATCGGTTCAGGTGAGGTTCAGTTGCAGGCCAGTTCCAGAGGATAAGTTACTCGTTCGTGTCTCTTTTGGGCGAAGGAATCTATTGTAGATGGTTTCTCATACCGTCCTTCTCAGAAGTCGGTGTTGATGTCTTCCGGGGCAGCACGGAAGAGTCCTGATCCTGCAAGACGATTAGCTCGGGAAGGGCGGTAGAGTTCATAAATAAACGCGAGGGGGGTTTATCTGCACCAAAATGCCACTCTCGCCTGGGATACTATACCAAGTATGAAAGCCAATATGAGCAAGTTTCCACCTTTGAGACGGATGGCACGGCACCCAAACTCCGCGCGCCGTCGGAAACACTGTGGGACAAGAGAGGGGCTTCGAAACGCGCGCAATGTGACTCCATTTCCCACGTGGGAGATCTGGAGATTTGCAGTTCCAAGCAAAAGCTTGGCCAATCCAGAAGGCTTGTTTTTCCCGGGTTGTCGGCATATGGACGCCACAGTTCTGGGGGGGCGTCGTAAGCAGTGCCGGGTAGTCGTTGTCTGTAATATGCTCAAAACTGCTCAAAACTATGATAGTTACAGCGAAAGGATGGCAATACTCGTGGGGGAGGCTGACGGACTCGTTGTTCGAGGGCTGTTTCGATGGGTGACAACGCAGCGATACGGCAATCTTTTGCCGGAGTGGTGAGCAACTACAACGTTGTTATTGATACTAGGTCGTGTCCTTCCAGAGCATCTAAAGATATGTAGGGACTTTGGAGCAAACAATTTCATGCAAATTTCGACTCcctgtttctctctctgtttaCCCACTGCCTTCTCAACAGCAACAGTTCCTCTACCAACAACCCGTCAACATGTCTCTTCCGTGGCTGAGCCAGCCCGTCATGCTGCACTCGAGCCGAGACGCGGGCACCTGTTCCATGACACCCGAGCAGTGCGCCTTCAAGACCGGCTACTGGGTCTTTTGGTACGAGGCCGACCACCGATACGGGCTGCCGAccgtcgccctcttcctcgccgtcatactccttgtcgccgtcggcagctTTGCGGCGACCTACGCGCCGAAATCGTTGCGACGCAGGCCGCTCTGGTCGCGGCTTGTATCGCTGGGCCGTCTGATGGCCTACAAGAACTGGCGTCTTGGTTCCTGGAACAGCCAGTCGCTGGGCACCTACGTCCTCGGGGTGATaggcgccgtcttcttcttcggtAAGACCACTAACATGTCCTGGTTTCCATGATATCGTATCTATGTCTCATCTATGTCTCATCTAATGCCACATCTAGCAATGACTCTCGGCCCTCAGCCATACTACTGGCCCAACACGCGAAAACTCAGCTTCGGCAACTCGCCGCCCATAGCCACCCGTGCCGGATACATGGCCCTGGCCTGCATGCCGTTTCTGTTGTAGGTGACACTGTACTCGAGCACCTTGTTCACATGGATGGCATTGACATCTGGCCAACCCTCcagcgtcctcggcgccaaaGCAAACCCGATTTCCGCCCTCACCGGGATCTCCCACGAGAAGCTCAACATCTGGCACAACTGGGTCGCGTGGGCCATGTTCGTCCTGGCTCTCGTCCACACGTTCCCGTTCATCGTGTTCCACGTCTGGAAGGGAGACATCGTGATGCAGTGGAACGACGGGGGAACGTGGGtcaccggcgtcgtcgcgctCCTGGCCCAAGCCTGGCTGACAATCATGTCGATTCGTTGGATTCGGTGCGTCATTCAAGCTTAGAGTCTTTCATTAGATGTCCAGTCACTGATCAAAGTAACCCCTTGCCCATCAACAGAGACCGGTACTACGAGTTCTTCAAAGCCACTcacctcctcgccgcggccgtctttttcgtcttcttcttcattcACTGCGACTTCCGCCTGACGTCGTGGGACTACTTCATCGCAACGGCCGTCCTGTACTCCCTCTGCTTCTTCTACGCTCAGGCTAGAACTTTCATGGAGCACGGCGTCCGCCGCGCTCGGCTGTCACTCATAACTCCGAGCTGCCTTATGGTCGTCGTGGAGACCGACACGCGGTGGACACCGGGCCAGCACGTCTACCTCCGGTTCCTGACGGCCGGCATCCACGCGCTCACCGCGCATCCCTTCACAATATGCTCTGTGCCGCGCCGCGGAGAGAAGAGCGAGATGGTCTTCTACGTCCAGCCCAGGAAGGGAGTGACCGGTCGACTGGCCCGGATCGCGGCAAAGGCCCCCGGGATTTCGGTTCCGGTGCTCCTCGACGGACCGTACGGCGGGGTGACGGCTCGGTGGTTTTCCGGGTTTGATCGGACTCTGGTGGTagccggcggtgccggtgcgGGATTCTCCCTCCCGATCATCGAGCACTTCCTCCAATCAAGCCGCAACAACAAGTCGGAGAGTGAGATGACAGTCGTCATCGCCACTCGCGACCCGAACTTTAGAGAGTGGTACTgcgaggccctcgagtcCGCGGTTGTACGACAGCAGAATGCCAGCGACACCAAGTCATCAAGGGTGTTCATCCACTACCACGAAACTGAATGCTCTGTGTCGAATAATCCGGGCTCTTCAGAAGCTGACACGTCAATAAAAGCGCCCACCAAGAGCGTTGAAAAAGAGCCTGGTGCAGGTGACGCCGATTGTTGGGTATCGGACTCTGGGTCCGTCAGCCTTCAAAGAGCCGGCGGACGGCCTGACATTCTCTCGCTGGCCAGGCGCACTATGGAGAGTGAAGGAAGTGTGGGAGTGCTAGCCTGCGGGCCTGCGTCCATGGTCTTCGATGTAGGTCGAGCCGCTGCCGAGGGACAGAGACGCATATTATCCGGTGGGAGTGGCGCGAGCGAGGTCTGGTTCTACAACGAAAGTTTTTCGTGAGTCTCCCTTCATTAGTGGCAGGCGTGTTTGTCTATGCTTGAGACTAACTCGAACATCAGCTATTGACCCGCCAATGTGTTTCTTCACGGCTGTGATTAGGGGATGGCCCCCTCCGTCAGCAGCCAGTGTTGTCATGGGCAAATGATCCTCAGCTCGAGGAAAACTTTCATCGTATCAACCAACCGAAAGCTCAACAAGACACATCTACCGTCAtcgagggaggcggcggtgctgcgAATGTAGCTGAAATGTCGCTGAAATGTAGCACAAACCTGCGACTCAGCCTCTCCATGTGAGTGAGACATGACATGTGTTCGGGCTGCATTGCCACCCAGCTACGTGATTCAGCTGGCTCGAAAAGACAAGTGCCACCCATCGAGAACAGTTTACCGACTGAAAACCACAATGGTTATTGAATCGACTGTTGGCGGTATCTTTCGTTCAAGACGTGTTTTTTGCGTTCGAGCCGTGTCATCCATCGGTTCTCTCCGGATGTCTTTCGCATTTCCAGTATCAACACTTCATTTTCCTTCTTGTAGTGTCAAGAGGGTGTGACGTAGTCCCCTTGTTAGGCAGCCACCCGTAGGCATTGGTAAATGCAAGTGAGATGTTTTGTTTTTAGGTGGTGGCGTACACACCGCCGCTTTGCGTGGTAACACAGAGACGTAATTGTGTAGCCGAACTTCTCAAATAAGCAAGTTTTGCGAGCTGGGACGCGGCTGGCAGTATACAGACGACTGGTGAGCAGCCGGTAGCACAACCGCAGCCTGATCACAGGCACAGCTTAAGAGTCTTGGTGTCCCGAGACCTAATCCACAACTTGAAGTCAGAAATCCACCTGACCTTTATTCATGAATCAATCGATTTCAGCGAGAATACCGCAATGCCCTTCTCATACGATAATTGCAGCCAGATTCCCGGCCCTCTTGAAGCGTATGGGGACATTGCAGGGTTAGGTGTAAGTCATCACGCATTTTCGCTGGGCAAGGTAAAGATCGTTGACATCATCTGCCGGGACGCTCAGGTTGTGATTGGGTTCGCCGGCAGCGCGTGGCTGACGGTCCTGATCCTCGTCGCCTACTACGCTTTCGCCTTCGATCCACTCGCGGACCCTTTTGAGGGCACAGGCAGACAGAACAAACAGAACAAAGCCCCTTACATCCCGAACCCGATGGATCTGTTGCTGGCTAGATACACCAAGTACTTGCGGAGACGTCAAAATCAAAAGGGAAACTCAGTTGAAAACGCATTTCACAAGGTTAGCTTCTGAACCACAGCCACCCACCAGACAAGCACTGTTGCTTACGCCCTCAAGTGCATGCTCTCTCTTGCAGACGCACAGTTGATCACTGGAATATCCATTCTCGTCAGCGGGTTCTGGTCGCTAAAGCACGGTCCGGGCTTGACTGCCTATCATTGGAAAATGGTGGTGTCTCTGGCTTGGTTTTCGAGCGTAACCCATCTATCGGCTCTCACATTCTTACGATCCTACCTCGCAAAGCATCCGGCGGGACGCTTATGGCGCCTTGCGCTGATGTTTGTTCTCACCGTCCTCCTTTTCGCTGCATTTCTACCGACGGGTCACTTTAACTTCGTTAACAGGTTCTCTGGTCCCCGGGCTATCGATCTGGGGCGGAAAACATACCCTACCGACTGCGACGACTTCCAGCTTGCCAGGCAACGATATTATTTTACCTTATTATCTTCCTTAAACCTTACCTATGATCATGAGCTCTTGATAAACGGCACGATTGGCCCCAGGAACTGCACAATATCTGGTATCCCCGTCTTCCCATTCAACATCACTCGCGACGAGTTGACCCTGGCCGAACAGGTGTACTTTTCCATCAAGGATTCCTCCTGGAGCTTTCGGGATGTTGTAATTTTTCCTGCATCACCTGCTGCTTGCTTTTTCAAGGACTTCACAGACAAACCGACCCTCGCGTTCGTTTCCATGATCTCGTCCCTACTTCTTCTGGCATACAGTTATTTGATCCGAGCGGCAAAGGTTTTCGCAGGACCCAGTCGGATGATGTCGCAACGCACCCAGAGCGCATTGAATCGAGGGTACAGTGCTCTGATTGAAAAATGGGACCGATGCCTCACTCGCAGAAAGCGTGGAGGGTTGGTGGTCTTGGGATTGGTTTTCCTACCTGTCCAAGCATCAGTTTACTGCACTTTGAGGGTGTTTCTGCATCTTTACACGTCAATGTTTGCCGAGGTAAGTAGTCGATTACAGTACCTTTGGCCACAGCCATCAGAAGTTCAAAATACTAAAGATCTACAGGTCTTCTCTGTCATCTTATCCGCTATTTGGGGAACCCTGAGCATCATCGAGCTCAAAAACCTCGGTGCGTCTGACAGGTCCGAAGAAAACGACTGGACCTTTGGACAGGTTATGTCTCTCGCCCTCTTGTTGTCGTCCTTTCTTCCCATTTTTGACTTGCTCTTGAAGTCTTGCTTCACATGTAAGCAACAATCAGAGTATCCGTTTATCCCGTGAGAAGCCATTTTAACGCACATCACGTTCGGCTACACAGGCCGCAACCAAAGAGAGACTGCTACACAAGCAAGCCCTCATGTCTGTCATTCACGTCAGTTGTTGCTATCAATTATATTGCATTATTTCGACCAACTTTATTAAGAAGATAGCAGCCAGTATCCGCGGTCCTAACACACCACTTCGAGAGGCAGAAATACCACTGGAAGATGTCAGCCATGTGGATGACACAGGTTTTCAATCCTTGTCTTTGAACTCCGATGCTCCGACACTCAACATCTCTACAAGTACAAGTAAGTAGGGACACATCACATCTCCGGGCCAAAATGCTTTCTAGAAAATTTCGATGGAGATGAATGAAGAACGCCAACAAACTAACAGAATAATTCATGTGGCATAGTCCAAGCTGAGCCTTTGATGCCGAGCACCGAAAGGATGTCTTGCGAACTCGGCCAATACAGCAAAAGATCCCTAGATTTTGAACAAAAAATCGCGCATCGCCTTCAAGAAAGCGCTACTGCTTATACGAAAGTCTGGACAACTTCGGTTCTCTTCATCATGTCCGGCCCAATCGTCATGGTTCTGCTCATACTTGACCCGGCAGACTTGATGTTTCCAAAAAGCTCAATAAGCCCTGAAAGGCATCTGCTGAAAGCCTTAAGAATAGTCGCTTTCTTACCATGCTTCAGCCAGCAGCATATATACTTTCGATTGTACGTAAATCGAGTATTTAACTCTGCAAGACGGAAGGTCCTTTCTGTAGTACTGGCTATTATGATGGCAGGCTTGGCCATTGGGCTCTCTCTAACTGGTAGTATGGCTGAATTTGTTTTGCCTGGGTACGGTCTATtgctggttgttgttgtttctGATTTTGGCTGGCTTATGATTCAAGCCCGCGGTGTATCTGTTTAGAGCATAACATAGATCTTAAGATTGAAGGTGCTGGCTTGGGTTTTGCTGATGACTATTGGGGATGTGATCTTGGCTTTTGATACACGCAAAGGTAGCTTTGGTTTTCAACAGATAGTTTCCAGCAAATTGAATGATAGAGACTTCGGTTAGGCAACTGATAGCACAAGTTTCCCGTCACTAACCGCTTCAACTCTCGACCCAATCTCCAGAGGGCTTCCCTCGTGTATCACGAAGTGATCGTGTCCAAAACTATGTTCCAACCCCAACATTCTGTGGATGTTcccgccgacgagatccAGCGCGTCCCGCTCGGTGAGACGTCCTTCGCTGTTCTTATACGCAACTCCTGCGAGCAAACCCAGGTCTCGGACGATCCAGTCTTCTTCCAGACCGATAGCCGTGACAACTCCTGCACCTGTAAGCACGTCGATGCTCGTGCCGTTGGTCAAAGGTGCGCCGGTAAGAGCCCTTCGCTGGTCCCAGGAGACGGCAAACGACTGCATGGGCGCCAACACGACACCCACGCCGGCAGCGGCCAACGCATCCGCAACCAAGTGAGCCTCTGCACCACCGTTGATCACCAACCGAAGGTTGACACTGACATCGGTGGTCGTTTTGATTGCCTCTTCTACTGTTGACTTGATATCCAGCAAGGCGGCGATCGTGTCTGCGCTGTGTACGGTCACTACCAGAGCCATCTCACCCCTGACGACCTTTTGGAGAAACGCAGCTTCGGAGTAACTGTCCTCCACGGTAAACTTCTCATTGGCGGCTGAAGACGAGACTGCCTTGAGGAGCTTGTAGCGGAGGTTTCCCACAGCAGCAGACATGGACGagatgccgtcgacgccacGCTTAGCAGAGAGGTCGAGCGTGTAGTGCACGGCGGCATCTCGAGCCAGCACGGAACCCGGATCAAGCGTCGTCTGAGCTCCGGTGAGAAACGCCGCGCTCGTGCCGTGATGGGTCCCGAGGGCCGAGAACTTGGGGGCCGATACGGCACGAGTCACGCCGTAGCGGTGAGCGACTCGGAACTTCTCGGTGTCAAGGGCTAGCCCGTCGATTCCGCGGCTGAACCTGCCCCCGTCTGCGCCGTTGTCGGTATCTCGCTCCGTGTCGATGGCGTTGAGCCCGATGGTCGAGCCGAACGCGGTGAAGGGCGGTGTCAGGTAGCCGTCCTTGAGATGGATCACTGCGCCTCCGGTGGTGTGTGCCTTCTCCAGCTGGGTATTACAGCTTCCAACGCAGACGATCGAGCCGTTGGAGATGGCCACGTTGTAGGTTTTGCCATCACTGGCGAATCCGTCTGTTTCTATGGGATAAAGAACTTTCGAGACGCCCGTGAACATAATATCGTCACTCCAGATAACGGCTTCTTCACGAACGTTCGCAAGACTTTCATCGGGCACAATGGGGCCCTCATACGTCTTGTTGAGCTCGACCGGGTTCTCATACTGAGCAGTGCCGTCGATCCAAACCTGGACCGGTGTGGCACCTACACTCAACGGGTCGCTGTCCCAGACCACCAGGTCCGCATCGAACACCGGCTTGACCTTGCCCAGACGGTGAGCAAGCCCCAGCCTCTCTGCCGGggccgtcgtcaccgacgcAAGCGCCGCGTGGTACGGCAGCCCGTACTTGTaggccttggcggcctcgaaaACCACGTGCTGGGCGTTCAGGACCGGGTTGTCGCTGACGTAGATCGGGGTCAGACCGGCGTCGTAGAGGTGCTTGCCGGCGTACTCCGAGCCGAGCGCGGCTTCGGCCTTGTACCACATGTTGTCGGCGAagagggccgaggcgggcggATCATCGCCCCATGCTCGCTTGAGGATCTGGAGGAAGTTTTTCAGCGGGGAGGGGATCCCACTCACATGAGCGTCAGGCTCCGGCTGACGTTGGAAGACTTACATCGGGCACCAAATGCGTCTGGTGGGCGTGGTGAAAAGCTCGAACGGGGAACTTAAACTCATTGGTATGGTCCACGAACGCCTCAAGGTCCGTGATGGTATAGCAGTGAACGTGTACGTGGACTTGGCCCCGGAGCACAGCCACCAGCGCCTCCCATCTCAGCTCGTTGGGTAAGTAGGCCTTGACTCGATCCAGCCCGCCGGCTGCCGCACGACACCAGTCGTCCTGCTCGCGGACGATCCCGGCGGCATGTTCGAAAGCCTGACGGAACTCCCAGCTCTCCCCGAGACGGCTGTACGGGCCACGTTCTCCGGCCTTGCCGTGGACCTGCTTGGAGTTCTCGCCGCAGGCCATCTTCAAGTGCCGCCAGACACGGTCCGGATCGGCCAGCATGTCGACGACGCTCGTCTCGTTCCGTCCGTCAGAGGGGCCGACGGCGTGCTTGATGGCAACGGCTTCGCCCCCGATGTTGTTGCTCGACCCGGGCAGGATCAACGAGGTAGTAACGCCGCCGGACTTGATCACTTGGAGCTGGCGATCCGTGGGCTGGATGCCGTCGATCGACCGGACGTACGGCGTGATGTCTGTGGATAGCTCGCTGACGTCTTCGTTACCGTGC from Colletotrichum higginsianum IMI 349063 chromosome 3, whole genome shotgun sequence includes the following:
- a CDS encoding Low affinity copper transporter, whose amino-acid sequence is MDMDHATTTAMAMAASTTAASGDMSSGSMSMSMADMAMTFFEAVRTPLYSDAWTPGNEGQYAGTCVFLIVLAAILRLLLAVKPVLEDRFWRNLATFDAAAKDVEDAHSTDGVEPGKAAGVLRRDIAGRWRGWRAGAAAARATYEVIVGGIGYLLMLAVMTMNLGYFLSVLGGIWLGTFFIGGLASNSPTIHC
- a CDS encoding Ferric reductase transmembrane; translation: MSLPWLSQPVMLHSSRDAGTCSMTPEQCAFKTGYWVFWYEADHRYGLPTVALFLAVILLVAVGSFAATYAPKSLRRRPLWSRLVSLGRLMAYKNWRLGSWNSQSLGTYVLGVIGAVFFFAMTLGPQPYYWPNTRKLSFGNSPPIATRAGYMALACMPFLFVLGAKANPISALTGISHEKLNIWHNWVAWAMFVLALVHTFPFIVFHVWKGDIVMQWNDGGTWVTGVVALLAQAWLTIMSIRWIRDRYYEFFKATHLLAAAVFFVFFFIHCDFRLTSWDYFIATAVLYSLCFFYAQARTFMEHGVRRARLSLITPSCLMVVVETDTRWTPGQHVYLRFLTAGIHALTAHPFTICSVPRRGEKSEMVFYVQPRKGVTGRLARIAAKAPGISVPVLLDGPYGGVTARWFSGFDRTLVVAGGAGAGFSLPIIEHFLQSSRNNKSESEMTVVIATRDPNFREWYCEALESAVVRQQNASDTKSSRVFIHYHETECSVSNNPGSSEADTSIKAPTKSVEKEPGAGDADCWVSDSGSVSLQRAGGRPDILSLARRTMESEGSVGVLACGPASMVFDVGRAAAEGQRRILSGGSGASEVWFYNESFS
- a CDS encoding Amidohydrolase, yielding MGQTAGVKSDMLPPYSLTSTDEAQLLPPARKPALQLPRRSRTFRALGLACLVFIVYAQWRQITPSTGAVEPGFTTQGLSVQRLLEDLATCEKLHSTPIDPPGHGRRRNARYVDGHRPTIIRNATVWVGEPAEGTSNYSWVSADVFIESGLIRRVASDISPSTLPSDVLVYDAAGRPLTSGIIDMHSHAAVHSLPTLHGNEDVSELSTDITPYVRSIDGIQPTDRQLQVIKSGGVTTSLILPGSSNNIGGEAVAIKHAVGPSDGRNETSVVDMLADPDRVWRHLKMACGENSKQVHGKAGERGPYSRLGESWEFRQAFEHAAGIVREQDDWCRAAAGGLDRVKAYLPNELRWEALVAVLRGQVHVHVHCYTITDLEAFVDHTNEFKFPVRAFHHAHQTHLVPDILKRAWGDDPPASALFADNMWYKAEAALGSEYAGKHLYDAGLTPIYVSDNPVLNAQHVVFEAAKAYKYGLPYHAALASVTTAPAERLGLAHRLGKVKPVFDADLVVWDSDPLSVGATPVQVWIDGTAQYENPVELNKTYEGPIVPDESLANVREEAVIWSDDIMFTGVSKVLYPIETDGFASDGKTYNVAISNGSIVCVGSCNTQLEKAHTTGGAVIHLKDGYLTPPFTAFGSTIGLNAIDTERDTDNGADGGRFSRGIDGLALDTEKFRVAHRYGVTRAVSAPKFSALGTHHGTSAAFLTGAQTTLDPGSVLARDAAVHYTLDLSAKRGVDGISSMSAAVGNLRYKLLKAVSSSAANEKFTVEDSYSEAAFLQKVVRGEMALVVTVHSADTIAALLDIKSTVEEAIKTTTDVSVNLRLVINGGAEAHLVADALAAAGVGVVLAPMQSFAVSWDQRRALTGAPLTNGTSIDVLTGAGVVTAIGLEEDWIVRDLGLLAGVAYKNSEGRLTERDALDLVGGNIHRMLGLEHSFGHDHFVIHEGSPLEIGSRVEAVSDGKLVLSVA